A region from the Caldicellulosiruptor naganoensis genome encodes:
- a CDS encoding TrkH family potassium uptake protein, with product MDKFVFKSDHIELRHVLYMTGKTLSAIGLVEIIAVITSLLYKEWNMAFNLMIGTGLFFVLSFIFIFIGRDTKDQRFSWGAGMSMVGLTWALGGLISAIPPYLSGHFASYLDAFFEVMSGYTTTGLVLIQDLDHAPMGLNMWRHLITYIGGQGMVLMTLSFLASGMRGLLKVYMGEARDEQIFPNVIHTARIIWFVSLLYLVLGTAALTITGVLIGLPLDMAFFRGLWMFLGGWNTAGFAPQSQNAMYFHSTSYEIISMMIMLLGTINFALHYFILSGNYKEGIRNAEIKSLFVTITSLSVLGIIALKAVYSTSIIAFRKVFYHFVSAHTGTGFATLYSQQFFYEWSDAAIILIVIAMLAGGSVCSTAGGIKALRIAILANALVNDIKKMIRPDSAVVVEKFHHLKEVALQDRHVRNASIIVLLYIVTFTIGTLAGTFYGYPLKQAMFESASALGNVGLSSGITQPSMPDGLKVIYIFMMWVGRLEFMSVIALFAFLFKEAREG from the coding sequence ATGGACAAGTTTGTTTTCAAAAGCGACCATATAGAGCTAAGACATGTCCTTTACATGACAGGAAAGACACTGAGTGCAATTGGGCTTGTTGAGATAATTGCAGTTATTACCTCTCTTTTATACAAAGAATGGAATATGGCTTTTAATTTAATGATTGGTACAGGACTATTTTTTGTGTTGAGTTTCATTTTTATTTTCATCGGAAGAGACACAAAAGACCAGAGGTTTTCATGGGGCGCAGGAATGAGCATGGTAGGGCTAACATGGGCACTTGGTGGATTGATTTCAGCCATACCACCTTATCTTTCAGGTCATTTTGCTTCGTATTTAGATGCATTTTTTGAAGTGATGAGCGGGTATACAACAACCGGCCTTGTTTTAATCCAAGACCTTGACCATGCACCAATGGGGCTTAATATGTGGCGACACTTAATTACATATATTGGCGGACAAGGCATGGTGCTCATGACCTTGAGCTTTTTAGCCTCCGGTATGCGCGGGCTTTTAAAAGTTTACATGGGCGAGGCAAGAGATGAGCAAATCTTCCCAAATGTCATTCACACTGCAAGAATAATCTGGTTTGTAAGCCTTTTGTATTTGGTCCTGGGCACAGCGGCACTTACAATAACCGGGGTTTTAATTGGCTTGCCACTGGATATGGCATTTTTCAGGGGTCTTTGGATGTTTTTGGGCGGCTGGAACACGGCCGGGTTTGCACCTCAATCTCAAAATGCAATGTATTTTCATAGCACATCATACGAAATTATTAGTATGATGATAATGCTCTTGGGAACAATAAACTTTGCTCTGCACTATTTTATTCTGAGCGGAAATTACAAAGAAGGAATCAGAAATGCTGAGATAAAAAGCTTGTTTGTGACAATAACATCCCTAAGCGTCTTAGGAATAATTGCCCTCAAGGCAGTTTATTCAACATCAATTATTGCTTTTAGAAAGGTGTTTTACCACTTTGTATCTGCTCACACAGGCACAGGTTTTGCAACACTTTATTCACAGCAGTTTTTCTATGAATGGTCAGATGCTGCTATTATACTCATTGTAATAGCAATGCTTGCTGGCGGGTCAGTGTGCTCAACTGCAGGTGGTATTAAAGCACTCAGAATTGCAATATTGGCAAATGCTCTTGTGAATGATATCAAAAAAATGATTCGACCAGATTCTGCTGTTGTTGTTGAGAAATTTCATCATTTAAAAGAGGTCGCTTTGCAAGACAGGCATGTGAGAAATGCATCTATCATTGTCCTTTTGTACATTGTAACATTTACTATTGGCACTTTGGCCGGCACTTTTTATGGATACCCTCTAAAACAGGCAATGTTTGAGTCAGCCTCAGCGCTGGGCAATGTTGGACTCTCAAGCGGGATTACCCAACCTTCCATGCCAGATGGTTTAAAAGTGATTTATATTTTCATGATGTGGGTTGGAAGGCTTGAGTTTATGTCTGTAATAGCACTTTTTGCATTCTTATTTAAAGAAGCAAGGGAAGGATAG
- a CDS encoding potassium channel family protein, with translation MRVVIVGGGKVGYFLTKLLAERGKYHITVIEEQPELCRKVAEEFSNVTVIEGDGTSLDTLSDAKVHKCDFFIAVTGKDEDNLIACQLAKRVFEVKRTIARANNPKNINVMKRLGVDNVISSTDIIAKIIEHEVEIEPLSVLATLKNGEIIVFQTVVQKNSPAAYKKIAEVPFPKESIIGAIIRENETFVPSGDSVILPGDTLLVIINERDRSQFKKLISSK, from the coding sequence ATGAGAGTTGTCATTGTTGGTGGTGGAAAGGTAGGATATTTTTTGACAAAGCTCTTGGCAGAAAGAGGAAAGTATCACATCACTGTGATTGAGGAGCAGCCAGAGCTTTGCAGAAAAGTTGCTGAAGAGTTTTCAAATGTAACCGTGATAGAAGGAGACGGCACATCTTTGGATACACTTTCTGATGCAAAGGTTCATAAGTGTGACTTTTTTATTGCCGTCACAGGAAAGGATGAAGACAACTTAATTGCATGTCAGCTTGCAAAAAGAGTGTTTGAGGTCAAAAGAACAATTGCAAGGGCGAACAATCCAAAAAATATCAATGTAATGAAGCGGCTTGGCGTTGACAATGTTATATCATCAACAGATATCATTGCAAAGATTATAGAGCATGAGGTCGAGATAGAGCCTTTATCTGTTCTTGCAACACTCAAAAATGGTGAAATCATAGTGTTCCAGACAGTTGTGCAGAAAAATTCACCTGCTGCATACAAAAAGATTGCAGAGGTGCCATTCCCAAAAGAGAGCATCATCGGCGCAATAATAAGGGAAAATGAAACATTTGTACCCTCTGGTGACAGTGTAATTCTCCCTGGAGATACTCTTTTGGTCATCATCAATGAAAGGGATAGGAGCCAATTTAAAAAGCTTATTTCTTCAAAATAA
- a CDS encoding potassium channel family protein: MYIIVVGCGKVGSTLAKSLADEGHDVVVIDSDAKNFERLGPDFNGMKIQGVVIDEDVLKQAGIERADALAAVTPDDSTNIMTAQIAEEIYQVPKVIARIYDPLREDIFRSLGLETICPTTLAVEYIKSILLSREIRHKHRFGKNDVFFKYVTPKRDDIGKGLDKIVLPENCYLFGIIRNEHFYFKNKNIKLQENDIMVIAEKKVNA, encoded by the coding sequence TTGTATATCATAGTGGTTGGGTGCGGGAAAGTCGGGTCTACTTTAGCAAAGTCGCTTGCTGATGAAGGACATGATGTTGTTGTCATAGACTCTGATGCTAAAAACTTTGAACGGCTTGGCCCTGACTTTAATGGCATGAAAATTCAGGGTGTTGTGATTGACGAGGATGTGTTAAAACAGGCAGGGATTGAAAGAGCAGATGCACTGGCAGCAGTAACACCTGATGATAGTACAAACATTATGACAGCCCAGATAGCAGAAGAGATTTATCAAGTTCCAAAAGTGATTGCAAGAATTTATGATCCGCTGCGGGAAGATATTTTCCGCTCGCTTGGCCTTGAGACAATCTGTCCAACAACTTTGGCTGTTGAGTACATTAAATCAATCTTGCTTTCACGTGAGATTCGGCACAAGCACAGGTTTGGCAAAAATGATGTGTTTTTCAAATATGTCACACCAAAAAGAGATGATATTGGAAAAGGTTTGGATAAGATAGTTTTGCCTGAAAATTGTTATCTTTTTGGTATAATCCGAAATGAACATTTTTACTTTAAAAATAAGAACATAAAACTTCAGGAAAATGATATTATGGTAATTGCCGAGAAGAAGGTGAATGCATGA
- a CDS encoding SpoIID/LytB domain-containing protein, whose protein sequence is MKKKACCGVALLIIFVLLSVNILPTFSQTQIPEWIRIGIYYADKYGKSRPVIETKIYAKGGLYIGISDDKNFITVANTQKDTLIVSKDVYKKDGKEGTNIHVAIGRYISYATAKNALKDYLGAYKDAFVGYINNGYSVLIGNFSNLQEAKKLQSKLKGATLYSSETMVLVKDEKGKVLFAFDGQNSKFLMLIPQQENGIERIKVDSRWYRGRVEFKRIKGSDMTVINVSKLEEYLYGVIRMEIDPFWNIEAVKAFAVIARTYAVRNLNRHGALGFDLCPTDHCQVYGGAVDGTYGEKRAILAVDSTRGEIITYKGKPIDAVYFSSTGGIPTEDSENVWLYPVEYLRSVDNSKEAKNSKSSWTFQFTKDEIKNMLKKKNIDVGDIVDIKVLEYTKAGRVLRLKIIGTAGEYECQKEATRLLFGLYSQAYTIVTDADVNVVDENGKVKRTRIGNSKILAENGESVLNGKMTLGQTVDSSIYSSAKNDVISAVYDVIYSGDETRLSSGAGGSVSAASTVKVVKEDGTVEEVPVIPTTYTFNGKGWGHGVGMSQWGAKGLADSGYNYKQIIKHYYTGVEIEKR, encoded by the coding sequence TTGAAAAAGAAAGCTTGCTGCGGGGTCGCTTTGTTAATTATCTTTGTTCTTCTTTCAGTTAATATATTACCCACATTTTCACAAACTCAAATCCCTGAGTGGATAAGAATAGGAATATACTATGCTGACAAGTATGGCAAATCAAGGCCTGTGATTGAAACAAAAATCTATGCAAAAGGCGGACTTTACATAGGAATTTCTGATGATAAGAACTTTATCACAGTTGCCAATACTCAGAAAGATACTTTAATTGTTTCAAAGGACGTATACAAAAAAGATGGCAAAGAAGGGACAAATATACACGTTGCAATAGGCAGGTATATATCCTATGCTACTGCAAAGAATGCTCTAAAAGACTATTTGGGTGCATATAAAGATGCTTTTGTGGGTTATATAAACAATGGATACTCTGTGCTAATTGGCAATTTTAGCAATCTTCAGGAGGCTAAAAAGCTCCAATCAAAACTTAAAGGGGCAACCCTTTATTCCTCTGAGACAATGGTACTTGTAAAGGATGAAAAGGGAAAAGTTCTTTTTGCTTTTGATGGGCAAAACAGTAAATTTTTAATGCTCATTCCACAACAGGAAAATGGTATAGAGAGGATAAAAGTGGACAGCAGGTGGTATCGAGGAAGGGTTGAGTTTAAGCGCATAAAGGGCAGTGATATGACTGTTATAAACGTTTCAAAATTGGAAGAGTACTTATATGGTGTTATAAGGATGGAGATAGACCCGTTTTGGAACATTGAAGCTGTTAAAGCGTTTGCAGTTATTGCAAGGACATATGCTGTGAGGAACTTGAACAGACATGGCGCTTTGGGCTTTGACCTGTGCCCAACGGACCATTGCCAGGTGTATGGTGGGGCGGTTGATGGCACATACGGTGAAAAGAGGGCGATTTTAGCTGTTGACTCAACAAGAGGTGAGATAATAACATATAAAGGCAAACCAATTGATGCTGTGTACTTTTCATCAACAGGTGGAATTCCAACAGAAGATTCTGAAAATGTGTGGCTGTATCCTGTTGAGTATTTGAGGTCTGTTGATAACTCAAAAGAGGCGAAAAATTCAAAATCATCATGGACATTCCAGTTCACAAAAGATGAGATAAAAAATATGCTGAAGAAGAAAAATATAGATGTAGGGGATATAGTTGATATAAAAGTTTTAGAGTATACAAAGGCTGGAAGGGTATTAAGGCTCAAAATTATTGGAACAGCTGGTGAGTACGAGTGCCAGAAAGAAGCAACAAGGCTTTTGTTTGGACTTTATAGCCAGGCATATACAATTGTAACAGATGCAGATGTCAATGTTGTAGATGAAAATGGCAAAGTAAAGCGAACAAGGATTGGTAACAGTAAGATTCTTGCTGAAAATGGTGAAAGTGTGTTAAATGGAAAAATGACCCTTGGGCAGACTGTTGATAGCAGTATTTATTCTTCTGCAAAGAATGATGTTATTTCAGCTGTATATGATGTTATTTATTCAGGTGATGAAACACGCTTGAGCTCTGGGGCAGGCGGCAGTGTATCAGCAGCTTCTACAGTAAAGGTTGTAAAAGAAGATGGGACAGTAGAAGAGGTACCTGTCATTCCTACAACATACACATTCAACGGCAAAGGCTGGGGACATGGTGTTGGTATGAGCCAGTGGGGCGCAAAAGGCCTTGCTGACAGTGGGTATAACTATAAACAGATTATAAAACACTATTACACAGGGGTTGAGATTGAGAAAAGATGA
- the queA gene encoding tRNA preQ1(34) S-adenosylmethionine ribosyltransferase-isomerase QueA: MRKWKLSDFHYDLPEELIAQKPVEPRDSSRLMVIHPDGRIDHRIFRDIIEYLNEGDCLVLNNSKVIPARLIGQREDTGSFIEFLLVKRLSIDTWEVMTRPGKKARKGRRFVFGDGRLKAEVLHVNQDEGTRIVRFEYEGVFEDILESLGEIPLPPYIKEKLDNVDRYQTVYSKVPGSAAAPTAGLHFTEELLDRISKKGVQTLYVTLHVGLGTFKPVKVENIEEHKMHEEYYEISEDVAEKINEAKKLGKRVIAVGTTSCRVLESAAVEKGLVKAQKGWTDIFIYPGYEFKILDGLVTNFHLPDTTLMMLVCAFGGYERIMNAYKIAVDQRYRFFSFGDAMLILK, from the coding sequence ATGAGAAAGTGGAAACTAAGTGACTTTCACTATGACTTGCCAGAAGAACTAATAGCACAAAAACCAGTTGAGCCGCGCGACTCTTCGAGGCTTATGGTAATTCATCCAGATGGCAGGATAGATCACAGGATTTTTCGCGATATTATAGAGTATTTAAATGAAGGTGACTGCTTGGTTCTTAACAACTCAAAGGTAATTCCAGCACGTTTGATAGGCCAGCGAGAGGACACAGGCAGTTTTATTGAATTTTTGCTTGTAAAAAGACTCAGTATAGATACATGGGAGGTTATGACCCGCCCGGGCAAGAAGGCGCGAAAAGGAAGAAGATTTGTATTTGGAGATGGAAGACTAAAGGCCGAGGTTCTTCATGTAAACCAAGATGAAGGTACACGAATTGTCAGGTTTGAGTATGAAGGTGTATTTGAAGATATTTTAGAAAGCCTGGGCGAGATTCCGCTTCCACCCTATATAAAAGAAAAGCTTGATAATGTAGACAGGTACCAGACAGTTTACAGCAAAGTGCCGGGGTCTGCTGCAGCACCTACTGCAGGGCTTCACTTTACAGAAGAACTTCTGGATAGGATATCAAAGAAAGGTGTTCAGACTCTTTATGTTACACTTCATGTTGGACTTGGCACATTTAAACCTGTAAAGGTTGAGAATATCGAAGAGCACAAGATGCATGAAGAGTACTATGAGATATCTGAAGATGTGGCAGAGAAAATAAATGAGGCAAAAAAACTTGGCAAAAGGGTAATTGCAGTTGGGACAACATCGTGCAGGGTTTTGGAGTCAGCAGCAGTTGAAAAAGGCTTGGTAAAGGCACAAAAAGGATGGACAGATATCTTCATCTACCCGGGCTATGAGTTTAAAATTTTAGATGGGCTTGTTACAAACTTTCATCTTCCAGATACAACCTTGATGATGCTTGTTTGTGCATTTGGCGGGTATGAGAGAATAATGAATGCATACAAAATAGCTGTTGACCAGCGTTATAGATTTTTCAGTTTTGGAGATGCTATGTTGATTTTGAAATAA
- a CDS encoding TIGR02677 family protein — protein MTQFTIPLLAQMKQFKYLTEPNAERYRAILRFCFLNHMQYKNRLTKDEIYSFLKTLPNFSEYTEEMCEQDLKSLVDWGNLKSTQDTSKTATLQEFKNKRFLYELTSIGLRIERFLFELENSQETKAELNPKHIEKIYGLLISIDSVLKDPQKQAVDWWDELTSAFEEIEKSYTEYISMLTSSEYESLMIKEKFLEYKSKLVHYLYNFHDMFQGYLPRIRTLFLNLPQFKVDELLMYIIQAEKEHPKNIFRDGGTIEGYIKSRWQNIKDWFVSPNGQAERLLEQIQQIIRKVSSYAARLSESSTLKVNRTEEYKHLARLFSNLDISECHKLSAVVFGVMCPKYITGDFPRATESTTISILDLPSFKVPLKSRGRLIREKIKVVPASEFSEEKKKRFEEYKKKIEEENELLQGLLIGNKIEFEKLPRITPEVRKRLFVWLSRGLSSKVANTDSGKKFRVIRPQDDKRCILECTDGKMDMPAYILEFVDE, from the coding sequence ATGACACAATTTACAATACCTCTTCTTGCACAAATGAAACAGTTTAAATATCTCACTGAGCCAAATGCAGAAAGGTACAGGGCTATTTTGAGGTTTTGCTTTTTAAATCACATGCAGTACAAAAACAGGCTGACAAAGGACGAGATATACAGCTTTTTAAAGACTCTTCCAAACTTTTCTGAATATACAGAAGAGATGTGCGAGCAAGACCTCAAAAGCCTTGTTGACTGGGGTAATCTCAAATCTACCCAAGATACCTCTAAAACAGCCACCTTGCAAGAGTTCAAAAACAAAAGGTTTTTGTACGAGCTTACCTCAATTGGACTTAGGATAGAAAGGTTTCTGTTTGAGCTTGAAAATTCACAGGAAACAAAAGCAGAGCTAAACCCAAAACATATAGAAAAGATATATGGGCTCTTGATTAGCATTGATTCGGTCTTAAAAGACCCACAAAAACAGGCAGTTGATTGGTGGGATGAGCTAACAAGCGCATTTGAGGAGATAGAAAAGAGCTATACAGAGTATATTTCTATGCTGACATCCTCTGAATATGAAAGTCTAATGATAAAAGAAAAGTTTTTAGAATATAAATCAAAACTTGTACATTACCTTTACAATTTTCATGACATGTTCCAAGGTTATCTGCCAAGGATAAGAACTCTTTTTTTGAACCTGCCACAGTTCAAGGTGGATGAGCTTTTGATGTACATAATTCAGGCAGAAAAAGAACATCCCAAAAATATATTCAGAGATGGCGGCACAATAGAAGGGTATATCAAAAGCAGATGGCAGAATATAAAAGACTGGTTTGTCAGTCCAAACGGGCAGGCAGAAAGACTTCTTGAGCAGATTCAGCAGATAATTAGAAAGGTTTCAAGTTATGCAGCAAGGCTTTCAGAGTCCTCAACACTTAAAGTAAACAGGACAGAGGAATATAAGCACTTAGCAAGACTGTTTTCAAATCTTGACATATCAGAGTGTCATAAGTTGTCTGCTGTTGTATTTGGTGTGATGTGTCCAAAATATATCACAGGTGACTTTCCAAGAGCCACCGAATCAACAACTATTAGCATTCTTGACCTTCCAAGTTTTAAAGTGCCTTTGAAATCACGAGGAAGATTAATAAGAGAAAAGATCAAAGTGGTCCCTGCAAGCGAGTTTTCTGAAGAAAAGAAGAAAAGGTTTGAAGAGTACAAAAAAAAGATTGAAGAAGAAAATGAGCTTTTGCAAGGCCTCCTTATAGGAAACAAAATAGAGTTTGAAAAGCTTCCCAGGATTACACCAGAGGTAAGAAAAAGGCTTTTTGTGTGGCTGTCGCGAGGGCTTAGCAGCAAAGTGGCAAACACTGACTCTGGCAAAAAGTTTAGAGTCATAAGACCTCAAGATGACAAAAGGTGTATCTTAGAGTGCACTGATGGCAAGATGGACATGCCAGCGTATATCCTTGAGTTTGTTGATGAATAA
- a CDS encoding TIGR02678 family protein gives MSDLLKLLENFWILKEEDSETFYQLKNLDKETREFIAKNLGLKFITTSNMVKLEKVPLMPKEYMGVLDFEQPRDYAFLCLVLAFLEDKGPEDQFLLSNITEYIRMNFPDEEVDWTLYSNRRSLIRVLKFCEKMRMIRIDDGNQEEFAENSEAEVLYESTGISRYFMRIFPKSITEYSSWQEILNSEFEFTNGISQPISDIKRIRAYRGLVVDGSVNFENEDELLYIKRQKVNITSELEKHLPEASFHIFKSFAFLAISESYKNTYPDDSNLCDILLLVASELLSKIEKGEYSLHPTNETLEIHVTSLRSILEDVQKQYKNFWNKEWREKSLEKVFEEFLKFLCELGFAKLQEHGFVVIYPIYLKVVGEYQVSDEAEESI, from the coding sequence ATGAGTGATCTTTTGAAGCTTCTTGAGAATTTTTGGATATTGAAAGAAGAGGATAGTGAGACCTTTTACCAGCTTAAAAACCTTGACAAAGAGACAAGAGAGTTTATTGCAAAAAACTTGGGTTTAAAATTTATAACAACCTCAAACATGGTAAAGCTTGAAAAAGTGCCGCTTATGCCCAAAGAGTATATGGGAGTACTTGATTTTGAACAGCCGCGAGACTATGCATTTTTGTGCCTTGTTCTTGCCTTTTTAGAAGATAAAGGGCCAGAAGACCAGTTTTTGCTTTCTAACATCACAGAGTATATCAGGATGAACTTTCCAGATGAAGAGGTTGACTGGACGCTTTACTCAAACAGACGCTCCCTAATCAGAGTGCTTAAGTTTTGTGAAAAGATGAGGATGATAAGAATTGATGATGGGAACCAGGAAGAGTTTGCGGAAAATAGTGAGGCAGAGGTGCTTTACGAGTCGACAGGAATTTCGCGATATTTTATGAGAATATTTCCAAAGAGTATTACTGAGTACAGCAGCTGGCAGGAGATTTTAAATAGTGAATTTGAGTTTACAAACGGAATTTCACAGCCCATATCAGATATCAAAAGGATTAGGGCGTACAGAGGGCTTGTTGTTGATGGCAGTGTTAATTTTGAGAATGAGGATGAGCTTTTGTATATAAAGCGTCAAAAGGTTAACATTACATCAGAGCTTGAAAAACATCTGCCAGAGGCAAGTTTTCATATATTCAAGTCTTTTGCGTTTTTAGCTATTAGCGAGAGTTATAAAAATACCTATCCTGACGATAGCAACCTTTGCGACATTCTTCTTTTGGTGGCAAGCGAGCTTTTATCAAAGATAGAAAAGGGTGAATATAGTCTTCATCCGACAAATGAGACCTTGGAGATTCACGTAACCTCTTTAAGGTCCATTTTAGAAGATGTGCAAAAGCAGTACAAAAACTTTTGGAACAAAGAATGGCGAGAAAAAAGCCTTGAGAAAGTGTTTGAGGAGTTTTTGAAGTTTTTATGTGAACTTGGATTTGCAAAGCTTCAAGAACACGGATTTGTTGTAATCTATCCAATTTATCTGAAAGTAGTTGGCGAGTACCAAGTTTCAGATGAAGCTGAAGAGAGTATTTAA